One Mangrovimonas cancribranchiae DNA segment encodes these proteins:
- a CDS encoding TetR/AcrR family transcriptional regulator, with the protein MKTPTRKDEIIKTAAKLFKEKGYSAMTMRDLASEMGIKAASLYNHINSKQEILKEIIISLAEAFTKGLQDIQKSNLSNIEKLQEIVKLHVSITSQNTYGMASLNNDWMHLEDNRDYYLQLRYNYENEFRNIIVQGIKNNEIVSENEDVMLFSILSTLRSLYLWIPKKEDLDPEELSRQLSQVLINGINKKIN; encoded by the coding sequence TTGAAAACCCCAACTCGTAAAGACGAAATAATAAAAACTGCAGCCAAATTATTTAAGGAAAAAGGGTATAGTGCCATGACAATGCGTGACTTGGCTTCAGAAATGGGTATAAAAGCGGCAAGCCTTTACAATCATATAAATTCAAAGCAGGAAATTTTAAAGGAAATCATCATCTCTTTAGCAGAAGCATTCACCAAAGGTTTGCAAGATATTCAAAAATCGAACCTCTCAAATATTGAAAAACTTCAAGAAATTGTAAAACTACACGTTAGTATAACGTCGCAAAATACATACGGAATGGCATCTTTAAATAACGACTGGATGCATCTTGAAGACAATCGCGATTACTATTTACAGTTACGCTATAATTACGAAAACGAGTTTAGAAACATTATTGTTCAAGGTATAAAAAACAACGAAATTGTTAGCGAGAATGAAGATGTCATGCTCTTTTCTATCCTGTCAACGCTTCGCTCTCTTTACTTATGGATTCCTAAAAAAGAAGACTTAGATCCAGAAGAACTTTCACGCCAATTAAGCCAAGTGCTTATTAACGGTATTAACAAAAAAATCAATTAA
- a CDS encoding rhodanese-like domain-containing protein yields MGFLSFLFGNRDKKIKTYLDNGAVILDVRTQQEYNNGHIDGSKHIPLNELNNRVDELKILNKPLIVCCASGVRSAKAAKFLNLNNLDAINGGGWKNLESKL; encoded by the coding sequence ATGGGCTTTTTATCATTTTTATTCGGCAATAGAGACAAAAAAATTAAAACATATCTAGACAATGGCGCTGTTATTCTGGACGTTAGAACACAACAAGAATACAACAACGGCCATATTGACGGCTCGAAACACATTCCTTTAAACGAGTTGAACAATCGTGTTGATGAGCTTAAGATATTAAACAAACCCTTAATTGTGTGTTGCGCTAGCGGTGTGCGTTCTGCAAAAGCTGCCAAATTTTTAAACCTTAATAATCTGGATGCTATTAATGGTGGCGGTTGGAAAAACCTAGAAAGCAAATTATAG
- a CDS encoding DUF4230 domain-containing protein has product MRKILFGVLITLIILFTFKYCDNKKEEKYQLKENTALIQKQIKNVGKLVVTEGHFSQVFNYKNSKTYFGDWLNAEKKALVVVNTDVSIVYDLSLLEYNIDETTKTLEITHIPKEQIKIHPDLEYYDVQADFFNQFEAEDHNKIRAQVKQSLLKKIEQSDLKTNAQNRLISELSKFYILTNSLGWTLKYNNNTIANQQDFQDVKL; this is encoded by the coding sequence ATGAGAAAAATTCTATTTGGTGTTTTAATCACGTTAATCATCCTTTTTACCTTCAAGTATTGCGACAATAAAAAGGAGGAAAAGTATCAGCTAAAAGAAAATACAGCTTTAATACAAAAGCAAATAAAAAACGTTGGAAAGCTAGTAGTAACCGAAGGACATTTTAGTCAAGTGTTCAATTACAAAAACTCAAAAACCTACTTTGGTGATTGGTTAAATGCTGAGAAAAAAGCACTTGTCGTAGTTAATACCGATGTTTCCATAGTGTACGATTTAAGCCTGTTGGAATATAATATAGACGAAACCACAAAAACTTTAGAAATCACGCATATTCCCAAAGAACAAATAAAAATTCATCCCGATTTGGAGTATTACGATGTGCAAGCCGATTTTTTCAATCAATTTGAAGCCGAAGACCATAACAAAATCAGAGCGCAAGTAAAACAATCGTTACTTAAAAAAATAGAGCAATCCGACTTAAAAACAAATGCCCAAAACCGATTAATTAGCGAGTTGTCTAAATTCTACATTCTAACCAATTCCCTTGGTTGGACGTTAAAGTATAACAATAACACTATTGCCAATCAGCAGGATTTTCAAGACGTAAAACTATAA
- a CDS encoding response regulator transcription factor yields MSIKIAIVDDNTFLINAVKEKLSFFEDLTFKFSALNGSGLLTKLEENQHINLILMDIEMPVLNGIETTEVVKKKYPHIKIIMLTVFDNDENIFKAIKAGADGYLLKEVNAKELHDGIVETLNGGAAMNPSIALKTLKLLRNPINIDNPKDKEGIKLTNRETDVLEHLSKGLNYHQIAENLIISPGTVRKHIENIYKKLQVHNKLEAVEKAKQNKLI; encoded by the coding sequence ATGAGCATCAAAATAGCCATTGTAGACGACAATACCTTTTTAATTAACGCGGTAAAAGAAAAGCTCTCCTTTTTCGAAGATTTAACATTTAAATTTTCAGCGTTAAATGGCTCAGGTTTGCTTACAAAACTTGAAGAAAATCAACACATAAATTTAATATTAATGGATATAGAAATGCCTGTTTTAAACGGCATTGAAACCACCGAGGTTGTCAAAAAAAAATATCCGCATATTAAAATTATAATGCTTACTGTTTTTGATAATGATGAAAATATATTTAAAGCCATAAAAGCAGGAGCCGATGGGTATTTACTTAAAGAAGTTAATGCTAAAGAACTTCACGATGGCATTGTAGAGACTCTTAATGGCGGCGCAGCGATGAACCCATCAATAGCCTTAAAAACATTAAAATTATTACGAAATCCAATTAATATTGATAATCCAAAAGATAAAGAAGGTATTAAATTAACTAACCGAGAAACCGATGTGCTAGAGCATTTAAGTAAAGGGCTGAATTATCACCAAATAGCCGAAAATCTTATTATATCGCCAGGAACCGTTAGGAAACACATAGAAAACATTTACAAAAAATTACAAGTTCATAACAAACTAGAAGCTGTAGAAAAAGCCAAACAAAATAAACTCATTTAA
- a CDS encoding sensor histidine kinase, with protein sequence MKSFLFLVCCVLFTFKGVSQHNTYIDSIQRSIKTLSKQEQLQRITAIPYDKYVGNVKASEKMFLNAVNIAIEINDSLSLSDLYFKLAQVYAYREQLDKRTDYVLKSIKIYELLGEHVKAGVSYGQLGYNLKYSDMDNALRYMRKGIKLLEQNQNKTKIDPLYDNYGIMLTINKKYDSALYYTQKSLKLKKVLQDSVGMGFGYANVATVYAEINKFNLAKQYIDSSTTIRTKIKDNYGIAVNYTHLADVLYKQHLYKDAIKNYKTSAALAKKGGYKRLERYCYETISTAYVALNNYKEAYVFTQKYQVLKDSVFNVETNNKVEQLKIEFETEKKEKEILEQRANLAEKELDLSQKNNYILILVALAILLLLLGYFFYSQQKIKNKQLIRENQLKDALAKIETQNRLQEQRLQISRDLHDNIGAQLTFIISSLDNIKYGFKLPENLDSKLKKISAFTSSTIYELRDTIWAMNKNAISLEDLQSRISNFIDKAHVASEGIAFNFENDKSINDNIEFTSVNGMNIYRIIQEAVNNAIKYAEASAILVKVSQIDNKFQVEIIDNGKGFDKAQVPLGNGLNNMKKRAQEMGGKLTIISNKERGTIIQLQL encoded by the coding sequence ATGAAATCATTTTTGTTTTTAGTGTGTTGTGTCTTATTTACTTTTAAAGGAGTTTCTCAGCATAACACATATATAGATAGTATTCAGAGATCTATTAAAACATTATCAAAACAAGAGCAATTACAACGCATAACAGCAATTCCTTATGATAAATATGTAGGCAATGTTAAAGCATCGGAAAAGATGTTTTTAAATGCTGTAAACATCGCTATAGAAATCAATGATAGCCTATCGTTAAGTGATTTATATTTTAAGTTAGCCCAAGTTTATGCTTACAGAGAGCAATTGGATAAACGAACAGATTATGTGCTAAAATCTATTAAAATATACGAATTATTAGGAGAACATGTAAAAGCGGGTGTTTCTTATGGACAATTAGGGTATAACCTAAAATATAGCGATATGGATAATGCCCTTCGCTATATGCGAAAAGGCATTAAACTGTTAGAGCAAAACCAGAACAAAACAAAGATAGACCCACTATACGATAACTATGGTATTATGCTTACCATAAATAAAAAGTACGATAGTGCATTGTATTATACCCAAAAGTCTTTAAAGCTAAAAAAAGTATTGCAAGATAGTGTTGGAATGGGGTTTGGGTATGCTAATGTAGCAACAGTATATGCAGAAATAAATAAATTTAATTTGGCTAAACAATACATAGATAGTTCTACAACTATAAGAACTAAAATAAAAGATAACTATGGAATTGCTGTAAACTATACTCATTTAGCCGATGTCCTCTACAAGCAACATCTTTATAAAGATGCTATAAAAAACTATAAAACAAGTGCTGCCTTGGCAAAAAAAGGCGGCTATAAAAGACTAGAGCGGTATTGTTATGAAACAATTTCTACAGCATACGTGGCATTAAATAATTACAAAGAAGCATATGTTTTTACACAAAAATATCAAGTGCTTAAAGACAGTGTTTTTAATGTTGAAACCAACAATAAAGTCGAGCAGTTAAAAATAGAGTTTGAGACCGAGAAAAAAGAAAAAGAAATCCTAGAACAACGTGCTAATTTAGCAGAGAAAGAACTCGATTTAAGTCAAAAAAACAATTACATTTTAATTTTAGTTGCTTTAGCTATTCTTTTACTGTTGTTAGGATACTTTTTTTATAGTCAACAAAAAATAAAGAACAAACAATTAATTCGTGAAAACCAGTTAAAAGATGCTTTGGCAAAAATTGAAACCCAAAACCGGCTACAAGAACAGCGTTTACAAATATCTCGCGATTTACACGACAATATAGGGGCACAATTAACCTTTATAATTTCATCTTTAGATAATATAAAATACGGCTTTAAACTTCCTGAAAATTTAGACAGTAAACTTAAAAAAATAAGTGCTTTTACATCATCAACTATATACGAGTTACGCGATACTATTTGGGCTATGAATAAAAATGCCATTTCGTTAGAAGATTTACAATCTCGTATTTCAAACTTTATAGATAAAGCTCACGTAGCTTCAGAAGGTATTGCATTCAATTTTGAAAATGATAAAAGCATTAACGATAATATAGAATTCACTTCGGTAAACGGAATGAACATTTACCGTATTATTCAAGAAGCTGTAAATAATGCGATTAAATATGCAGAAGCATCTGCCATTTTAGTTAAGGTTAGTCAAATAGACAATAAATTTCAAGTAGAAATTATAGATAACGGCAAAGGGTTCGATAAAGCTCAAGTGCCACTTGGAAATGGCCTCAATAATATGAAAAAGCGCGCCCAAGAAATGGGTGGTAAGTTAACCATTATTTCTAATAAAGAAAGAGGTACAATAATTCAATTACAATTATAA
- a CDS encoding DUF6252 family protein — protein MRILKHVMLLLTVVTFVTFTACSSDDDGGDPGSVGAASGTISAKIDGNNFTSLEMTSFANKASGGGQTTLVLQGNTQDQAINMTINGYEGEGTYELSDSNVFIIASYIEPDISNPANTQTWSAPYQDSGVAGEIKISEETDSKVKGTFSFTAKNSNDGSTKVISEGSFNLNKQ, from the coding sequence ATGAGAATTTTAAAACACGTAATGTTATTATTAACGGTTGTTACTTTTGTAACCTTTACAGCTTGTTCAAGCGATGATGATGGGGGCGATCCAGGTAGTGTTGGGGCAGCTTCTGGAACTATTTCTGCAAAAATTGATGGTAATAATTTTACCTCTTTAGAAATGACTTCTTTTGCCAATAAAGCATCGGGTGGTGGACAGACAACTTTAGTATTACAAGGAAATACCCAAGATCAGGCTATAAACATGACTATAAATGGTTATGAAGGTGAGGGGACTTATGAGTTGTCTGATTCGAATGTTTTTATTATTGCTTCTTATATCGAACCAGATATTAGTAATCCAGCAAATACACAAACATGGTCGGCGCCTTATCAAGATTCTGGTGTAGCTGGTGAAATTAAAATAAGCGAGGAAACCGATTCGAAAGTTAAAGGAACTTTTAGCTTTACAGCAAAAAACTCTAACGATGGTTCAACAAAAGTAATATCGGAAGGATCTTTTAATCTTAACAAACAATAA
- a CDS encoding GSCFA domain-containing protein encodes MNFRTQIPIQKQQHNQVDYHSKVLLLGSCFVENIGDKLSYYKFQTLQNPFGILFHPLAIEALITDAINDKEFTEDDIFLHNELWHYFGAHSKLSSPSKEALLQKLSQQITATKEWLNSATHIVITLGTAWVYRYIETDIIVANCHKIPQKQFQKELLSVDAVIESLQAILVLLKEYNPKTQVIFTVSPVRHLKDGFVENTQSKAHLISAIHQVINKEQSHYFPSYEIMMDELRDYRFYVKDMLHPNETAIDYIWERFQNIWIADEALLTMKTITEIQKGLQHKPFNSKSEAHQVFLKKLELKKRAILEAFPHIIF; translated from the coding sequence ATGAATTTTAGAACACAAATACCCATACAAAAGCAACAACATAATCAGGTAGATTATCATTCCAAAGTATTGCTTTTAGGGTCGTGTTTTGTTGAAAATATAGGAGATAAACTTTCGTACTATAAATTCCAAACGTTGCAAAACCCATTTGGTATTTTGTTTCATCCATTGGCTATTGAAGCCTTAATAACTGATGCTATCAACGACAAGGAGTTTACAGAAGACGATATCTTTTTACATAATGAGTTATGGCATTATTTTGGTGCTCATTCCAAGTTGAGTTCACCATCAAAAGAAGCGTTGTTACAAAAGCTAAGCCAACAAATAACGGCAACTAAAGAATGGTTAAATTCAGCAACTCATATTGTTATAACTTTAGGGACAGCTTGGGTTTATAGGTATATTGAAACGGATATTATTGTGGCTAATTGCCATAAAATACCTCAAAAACAATTTCAAAAAGAATTATTATCTGTTGATGCTGTTATCGAATCTTTACAAGCTATTTTAGTATTGCTAAAAGAATACAACCCAAAAACTCAAGTAATTTTTACGGTCTCGCCTGTAAGACATTTAAAAGATGGGTTTGTGGAAAATACACAAAGCAAGGCGCATTTAATATCAGCTATTCATCAAGTTATAAATAAAGAGCAAAGTCATTATTTCCCTTCTTATGAGATTATGATGGATGAGCTTCGTGATTACCGATTTTATGTCAAGGATATGCTACATCCTAACGAAACAGCAATAGATTATATTTGGGAGCGGTTTCAAAACATTTGGATTGCAGATGAGGCTTTGCTTACAATGAAAACCATTACCGAAATTCAAAAAGGGTTACAGCATAAACCTTTCAATTCAAAATCAGAAGCACATCAGGTGTTTCTGAAAAAGTTAGAGCTTAAAAAACGTGCCATTTTAGAGGCTTTTCCTCATATCATATTTTAA
- the alaS gene encoding alanine--tRNA ligase — protein MKSQDIRSKFLTFFEDKKHLIVPSAPMVTKDDPTLMFINSGMAPFKEYFLGNAKPKSNRITDSQKCLRVSGKHNDLEEVGYDTYHHTLFEMLGNWSFGDYFKKEAIDWAWELLTEVFKINKDILYVTVFEGDESEGIPMDQEAYDFWKAIVPEDRILMGNKKDNFWEMGDQGPCGPCSEIHVDIRSDEEKTKVPGKDLVNQDHPQVVEIWNLVFMQYNRKANGSLENLPNKHIDTGMGFERLCMVLQGVQSNYDTDVFTPLIREIETITNSKYGKEDNTDVAIRVISDHIRAVAFSIADGQLPSNAGAGYVIRRILRRAIRYGFTFLNQKDPFIFKLVETLSAQMGSAFPELKSQKTLIENVIKEEEHSFLRTLDQGLLLLDRVMEDTKTDSIAGTKAFELYDTYGFPLDLTQLIAREKGYAIDVDGFNAEMKKQKDRSRQASASETSDWVVLMEDDVEEFVGYDRLKVDVRITRYRKVTTKKDGEMYQLVFNMTPFYPEGGGQIGDKGHLESANGDVVYILDTKKENNVIIHFTKNLPKHLTDTFKAVVNEESRHLTACNHTATHLLHQALRNVLGTHVEQKGSLVKAKGLRFDFSHFSKVDKDQLQQIEDFVNARIRENIPLEEKRNIPMQEALDAGAIALFGEKYGDSVRAIKFGNSIELCGGTHVKETGKIWYFKITSEGAVASGIRRIEAITNEEVGDYFISIDNDYQSLKDLLKNPKNPVDAVKSLQDENATLKKEIEGLLKDKAKNLKGDLKNELSEVNGLQFLAKQVDLDASSIKDICFELGSQFDNLFLLFGSNKNGKAILTCYISKEVVAERDLNAGQIVRELGKYIQGGGGGQPFFATAGGKNTDGIKDALNAVKAYIE, from the coding sequence ATGAAATCCCAAGACATACGATCTAAATTCTTAACTTTTTTTGAAGATAAAAAACATCTTATTGTGCCTTCAGCACCAATGGTAACTAAGGATGATCCTACGTTGATGTTTATCAATTCTGGTATGGCACCTTTTAAAGAATACTTTTTAGGAAATGCTAAACCAAAAAGTAATCGTATTACCGATAGCCAGAAATGCTTACGTGTATCTGGAAAGCATAACGACCTTGAAGAAGTAGGTTACGATACGTATCACCATACGTTGTTTGAAATGTTAGGGAATTGGAGTTTTGGTGATTACTTTAAAAAAGAAGCCATTGATTGGGCTTGGGAACTTTTAACCGAAGTTTTTAAAATCAATAAAGACATTCTTTATGTTACTGTTTTTGAAGGTGACGAATCCGAAGGTATCCCAATGGATCAAGAAGCTTACGATTTTTGGAAAGCCATTGTTCCCGAAGACCGTATTTTAATGGGGAATAAAAAAGATAATTTCTGGGAAATGGGCGATCAAGGTCCTTGTGGGCCTTGTAGCGAAATTCACGTCGATATTCGTTCAGACGAAGAAAAAACAAAAGTGCCTGGAAAAGATTTAGTCAATCAAGACCACCCACAAGTAGTGGAAATTTGGAACTTGGTATTTATGCAATACAACCGTAAAGCTAATGGTTCTTTAGAAAATCTACCTAATAAGCATATCGATACTGGTATGGGCTTTGAGCGTTTGTGTATGGTGTTGCAAGGTGTGCAAAGTAATTACGATACCGATGTATTCACACCTTTAATTCGTGAAATAGAAACCATAACCAATAGTAAGTATGGTAAAGAAGATAATACAGATGTTGCCATTCGTGTTATTTCTGATCATATTCGTGCAGTGGCCTTTTCTATAGCCGATGGGCAGTTGCCAAGTAACGCAGGTGCAGGATATGTCATACGTCGTATTTTACGTCGTGCCATTCGCTACGGGTTTACCTTTTTAAATCAAAAAGACCCATTTATTTTTAAGTTAGTAGAAACTTTATCTGCTCAAATGGGGAGCGCTTTTCCAGAGCTTAAAAGTCAAAAAACACTTATTGAAAATGTGATTAAAGAAGAAGAACACTCTTTTTTAAGAACTTTAGATCAAGGATTGTTACTCTTGGATCGCGTTATGGAGGATACCAAAACAGATTCCATTGCAGGAACAAAAGCCTTTGAGCTATACGACACCTATGGATTTCCTCTAGATTTAACCCAATTAATAGCTCGCGAAAAAGGCTACGCTATAGATGTTGATGGGTTTAATGCAGAAATGAAAAAGCAAAAAGACCGTTCGCGTCAAGCATCGGCTTCTGAAACGTCAGATTGGGTAGTTTTAATGGAAGATGATGTTGAAGAATTTGTAGGATATGATAGATTGAAAGTAGATGTTCGTATTACACGATATAGAAAAGTAACCACAAAAAAAGATGGCGAAATGTATCAATTAGTGTTTAATATGACGCCATTCTATCCTGAAGGGGGAGGACAAATAGGCGATAAAGGTCATTTAGAAAGCGCTAATGGCGATGTGGTTTATATTTTGGATACAAAAAAAGAAAACAACGTTATTATTCATTTTACTAAAAACCTTCCTAAGCACTTAACCGATACGTTTAAGGCGGTAGTAAATGAAGAATCAAGGCATTTAACGGCTTGTAATCATACGGCGACACATTTATTGCACCAAGCTCTAAGAAACGTGTTGGGAACACACGTAGAGCAAAAAGGATCGTTAGTAAAAGCTAAAGGATTGCGTTTTGATTTTTCACACTTTTCAAAAGTTGATAAAGATCAATTACAACAAATAGAAGATTTTGTTAATGCTAGAATTCGAGAGAATATTCCTTTAGAAGAAAAGCGTAATATTCCAATGCAAGAAGCTCTAGATGCTGGCGCAATTGCACTTTTTGGTGAGAAGTATGGTGATAGTGTGCGAGCCATAAAATTTGGGAATTCCATTGAGCTTTGTGGCGGAACTCACGTAAAAGAAACCGGAAAAATATGGTATTTTAAAATAACCTCAGAAGGTGCTGTAGCTTCAGGAATTAGAAGAATAGAAGCCATAACAAACGAGGAAGTAGGCGATTATTTTATTAGTATAGATAACGATTATCAATCTCTAAAAGATTTACTTAAAAACCCTAAAAACCCTGTCGATGCCGTAAAAAGTTTGCAAGATGAAAATGCCACTTTAAAAAAGGAAATAGAAGGTTTGCTAAAAGACAAAGCTAAAAACCTTAAAGGAGATTTAAAAAATGAATTATCTGAGGTGAATGGATTACAATTTTTGGCTAAGCAAGTTGATTTGGATGCTTCTAGTATAAAAGATATTTGTTTTGAATTAGGAAGTCAGTTTGATAACCTGTTTTTACTGTTTGGATCCAACAAAAACGGTAAGGCTATTTTAACGTGTTATATTTCTAAAGAAGTGGTTGCCGAAAGAGACTTAAATGCAGGACAAATTGTACGTGAATTAGGAAAATATATTCAAGGCGGCGGCGGCGGACAACCGTTTTTTGCTACTGCTGGTGGAAAAAATACCGATGGTATAAAAGACGCTTTAAATGCTGTAAAAGCGTATATAGAATAA
- a CDS encoding M23 family metallopeptidase translates to MSKVKYYYDPETLSYRKIERKKRRTAKYISMFVLASALFGFLFVFIASQYIESPKERALKRELSNMQLQYEFLNKKMDEAQSVLANIEERDNNIYRLYFEANPIPEEQRKAGFGGINRYKALEGFDNSKLIIESNKRLDVLQKQIVIQSKSLDEIAKLAEEKEKLLSAIPAIQPVSNEDLTRMASGYGMRTDPFTKARKMHWGMDFTAPRGTPVYASGDGVVTRADSNSSGYGRHIRIDHGYGYVSLYAHLYKYNVRRNQKVKRGDLIGFVGSTGRSEAPHLHYEVFKDDQRINPINFYYGSLSAEEFDELLKHASMENQSLD, encoded by the coding sequence ATGAGTAAGGTAAAATATTATTACGATCCAGAAACCCTTTCCTACAGGAAAATAGAACGTAAAAAACGTCGTACAGCAAAATACATTTCTATGTTTGTTTTGGCATCGGCTTTATTTGGGTTTTTATTTGTATTTATTGCCAGTCAATACATTGAATCTCCTAAGGAACGCGCCTTAAAACGTGAGCTATCCAACATGCAATTGCAATATGAATTCCTTAATAAAAAAATGGATGAGGCGCAATCTGTTTTAGCTAATATTGAAGAACGCGACAATAATATTTACCGTTTATATTTCGAAGCTAACCCAATTCCAGAAGAACAACGCAAAGCAGGGTTTGGCGGAATAAACCGATACAAAGCCCTTGAAGGGTTTGATAATTCCAAACTAATTATTGAAAGTAACAAACGCCTAGATGTGTTACAGAAGCAAATTGTTATTCAATCGAAATCTCTTGATGAGATAGCAAAACTTGCCGAAGAAAAAGAAAAATTACTATCCGCTATTCCTGCCATACAACCTGTAAGCAATGAAGATTTAACTAGAATGGCCTCGGGTTATGGCATGCGTACCGACCCGTTTACTAAAGCTAGAAAAATGCATTGGGGCATGGATTTTACGGCGCCAAGAGGCACACCTGTTTACGCCTCCGGAGACGGTGTGGTTACAAGAGCTGATAGCAATTCTTCTGGTTATGGAAGACATATTCGTATAGATCATGGGTATGGTTATGTAAGTCTTTATGCGCATTTATATAAATATAATGTACGCAGAAATCAGAAAGTAAAGCGTGGCGACCTTATTGGATTTGTAGGAAGCACTGGTCGCTCCGAAGCACCACATTTACATTACGAAGTCTTTAAAGATGACCAACGTATTAATCCTATAAATTTCTACTACGGAAGTTTATCTGCCGAAGAGTTTGATGAACTGCTTAAACACGCATCAATGGAAAACCAATCTCTTGATTAA
- a CDS encoding MerR family transcriptional regulator: MHINLPEKRYYSIGEVAKAFDVNASLIRFWEKEFDVLKPKKNAKGNRKFTPEDIKNLKFIYHLVKERGFTLEGAKTHLKEEKKKSLSNFEIISKLEGIKAQLLKIKEQL, from the coding sequence ATGCATATCAATCTACCCGAAAAGCGCTATTACAGTATAGGCGAAGTCGCTAAGGCTTTTGATGTTAATGCCTCTTTAATACGCTTTTGGGAAAAAGAGTTTGATGTACTTAAGCCTAAAAAAAATGCTAAAGGCAATCGCAAATTTACTCCAGAGGATATTAAAAACCTTAAATTTATTTACCACTTGGTAAAAGAACGCGGTTTCACTCTTGAAGGTGCCAAAACACATTTAAAAGAAGAAAAGAAAAAATCGCTTAGTAATTTTGAAATTATCAGTAAATTAGAGGGAATTAAAGCACAGTTACTTAAAATTAAAGAGCAGCTGTAA
- a CDS encoding LemA family protein, with amino-acid sequence MKKWLIPVIILAVIGFGLYNWAVGFNNTAIELNENVSEAWGNVQTSYQRRNDLIGNLVNTVKGAADFERNTLTDVIEARAKATSISIDPNNITPEQLAQYNQVQGGLSGALKSLLVTVERYPELKANQNFLKLQDELTSTENTIQTARTRFNEAIKPYNNHVKKFPNSILAGIFNFEGKPYFDAEAGAEQPVDVEFDFE; translated from the coding sequence ATGAAAAAATGGCTTATACCAGTTATTATTCTAGCAGTTATAGGTTTTGGCCTTTACAATTGGGCTGTTGGATTTAACAATACCGCTATAGAACTTAACGAAAATGTAAGCGAAGCTTGGGGTAATGTACAAACTTCATACCAACGCCGTAACGATCTTATAGGCAACCTAGTAAATACCGTAAAAGGTGCTGCCGATTTTGAGCGTAACACATTAACCGATGTTATTGAAGCCCGCGCAAAAGCAACATCTATAAGTATTGATCCAAATAATATCACCCCTGAACAATTAGCACAATATAATCAAGTTCAAGGCGGTTTAAGTGGTGCTTTAAAAAGTTTGCTAGTTACTGTAGAACGGTATCCTGAACTTAAAGCCAACCAAAACTTTTTAAAACTTCAAGACGAACTTACCAGTACCGAAAATACTATTCAAACTGCAAGAACCCGTTTTAACGAAGCCATCAAGCCTTACAATAATCATGTAAAAAAATTCCCTAATTCTATTCTTGCTGGTATTTTCAACTTTGAAGGAAAACCATATTTTGATGCTGAAGCAGGAGCAGAACAACCTGTAGATGTAGAATTTGATTTTGAATAA
- a CDS encoding TPM domain-containing protein, whose amino-acid sequence MSKVEDFLTYQEEQDIIKAIRQAEMNTSGEIRVHIEKTANKDTFQRALEVFHYLKMDNTKQQNGVLIYVAVEDHAFVIYGDKGINDVVPKDFWDDTKNSIQEHFKHKRFKQGLIDGILKAGQELETYFPWHHTDINELPNDISKG is encoded by the coding sequence ATGTCTAAAGTAGAAGATTTTCTTACTTATCAAGAAGAGCAAGACATTATAAAAGCTATTAGGCAAGCTGAAATGAATACGTCTGGCGAAATACGTGTTCATATTGAAAAAACGGCTAATAAAGATACGTTTCAACGAGCTTTAGAAGTGTTTCATTATTTAAAAATGGATAATACCAAACAGCAAAATGGCGTATTAATTTATGTAGCTGTAGAGGATCATGCTTTTGTTATTTATGGCGACAAAGGCATTAACGATGTTGTTCCTAAAGACTTTTGGGATGACACCAAAAATAGTATTCAAGAACATTTTAAACATAAACGCTTTAAACAAGGTCTTATTGATGGTATTTTAAAAGCCGGTCAAGAATTAGAAACCTATTTTCCTTGGCATCATACAGACATTAACGAATTACCTAACGACATTTCCAAAGGATAA